One window of Flavobacteriales bacterium genomic DNA carries:
- the plsY gene encoding glycerol-3-phosphate 1-O-acyltransferase PlsY, which yields MDFPWMFGLTAMVISYLCGSVPSSVWWGKGFFGVDVREHGSHNAGATNTFRVLGPKAGIPVLLLDVLKGFLPVRLLPLWSGAEPYSDVWTLLRVLLVLTAVVGHLYPVFAGFRGGKGIATSLGGVLAIHPGSALICIGVFFVVFLATRYVSLASLTAALAFPLAIAFAFHEQSHVLLGFAIVLCAVVFFTHRHNIGRLLKGNENRMDLFGRSTVKS from the coding sequence ATGGATTTCCCTTGGATGTTCGGCCTTACGGCCATGGTGATCAGCTACCTCTGCGGGAGCGTTCCCTCTTCGGTATGGTGGGGCAAAGGCTTCTTCGGGGTGGATGTCCGTGAACATGGAAGCCATAACGCCGGTGCTACGAACACCTTCCGGGTGCTGGGACCCAAGGCCGGCATCCCTGTGCTCCTCTTGGACGTGTTGAAGGGCTTTCTGCCGGTGCGCCTGCTGCCCCTGTGGAGCGGGGCGGAACCCTATTCAGACGTATGGACCTTGCTCCGGGTTCTTTTGGTATTGACTGCCGTGGTCGGACATCTCTATCCTGTTTTCGCCGGGTTCCGGGGAGGCAAAGGGATCGCCACTTCGCTGGGCGGGGTGTTGGCCATCCATCCCGGCTCGGCGCTGATCTGCATCGGCGTGTTCTTCGTTGTCTTTCTGGCCACGCGGTACGTTTCCTTGGCCTCCCTCACTGCGGCCCTCGCGTTCCCCCTCGCGATCGCTTTTGCATTCCACGAGCAGAGCCACGTGTTGCTAGGCTTCGCCATTGTTTTGTGCGCAGTGGTCTTCTTCACCCATAGGCACAATATCGGCCGTCTGCTGAAGGGAAATGAGAACCGCATGGACCTTTTCGGAAGATCGACCGTGAAGTCATGA
- a CDS encoding PD40 domain-containing protein, whose amino-acid sequence MRHLVQIPYLATIGLILLVALPDNARAQGGDKAMQAQADALFEKGEYAQAYPMYSQLVSLSPQDHVLNYKFGACTLYGGDDKDKAIGYLKFAVTGPATPNLARYFLGRAYQLDYRFDDAITAYQHYRGTADKKLLAQFPVDAMEQQCRNGKYLLSNLKDIEVMNKVQVDAADFFRFYDLSDIGGKIVVTPDELLTNYDRKSGEPFLTYLPTGGGPIYFSSFGKDGKTGKDIYRSELLPTGGYASPMKIAGYINTAEDEAYAVMAPDGKTFYFCSKGHNSMGGYDVFKSTYDKGMDTFGAPENMDFAVNTPADELLYIVGPDGEQACFASDRDSKQGMLNVYRVGTTQTPINITVLKGTYASAFDPTDRRAHIIVEDALTRERVADVNTDMNGSYLLALPRGGKYKFLVEGGPGGLTHLETVDVPPNDRPKVYKQEVQLVEQGGEKVVIKNYFDQPLEDDVMALALNEIKRRAKLDVTGEKAVDQVTVQASRSDEPLQAAGFDGTMTMTKAQDLARKDADGSTALAVEQDRQANTAYDMALKNVTTAEAASKRARELVQQADRAEKVEEKDPIMRQAAEAKQLSQEANERARAAYRTAGELEAAGQATRTEAATAAALTAAIAQAQASGDRDMATTALKQLKARMDAKNGPEGQLDEAERTRRAATVAGSEASQKMRQATAQREEENLLAERIDRLKRDAANAKGRKKEEINGQLSVLDPQRSALHDEVEDAFEKAQDAEDHAALARGQAQLVRYLNGDKSAWKEDALPKNELAGMEQRLSDVRAENKALAIDERYAPLRSMSAEERERSTFDWGTNWSMADLLNGNYLAVSKSRTGVDAVQGEQADVLAVTSSQEVSQKSDGSAPTSGADQRQDALGTTVTGTSTSDATGNMTGNNTGTETRPENDDRSNSSVDTSTNEDLAMQADRPAANKIDKEQASSDRDTSVVGDGLSGNDPEGTNRNAESSAGNRSPGERAGTDGTLRAGNDTGSIAGADTKAPGTPIAGSASADSAKGGSSDQAAQNGDSSDGGKPLAGNNGTSVTDRKEDGTRELEGNTTNASNTSNVSNTDNAGNAANTGQHTSADADEQAFILANKLAELEQLRDGEKSRAKRDSLDQAITDQRKLIKTYQTDHTGTVAETTPVVVERNAPVDYKPLEFDLSILDEQLAEEAYPGFNLRKKEILDGPGDARDKANMLHALEMELVDSIDAQTAKNLTVLDQRPELADKILPRLERWRQLKSAHVDSAAAALAEVDKEYVASESRAMEDAQLSGQAIKQQPSNGNGQPATPHNDAYVTIASDLSQIYSSALEARSNKNREAVALKDRDLEQVAQKLAEVDSLEKVLQDTPGGKNYDKLRQRIDRKIDDVLIQNVELGQRMAFISNSEYDVAKDSAKVLEKAVSRMGLPPNEPLLQMVKSYVGAADDAMGKAKAFRKDADRTDDILKRNSLYRQAYGEELKALRDYDRSHTVRNYLLSGQAVPSAALTYEQVEELMFKPVLAAAPARNSGREDQKGNMEKPAGTAVDTLAEKPVDVVSVVPVNGGQDVAETDQANADLPGSVKSDRKTTGEAARPGGVPIASPIATQTDSSLLSKYLDNYYYLSPSERATVKGGDEERRYFLMKGSSMEDRAKADAASTEAEGAAQLATDLRTEVVSEQGSDGSSAAPDAEKRTGLLNTRADALMQRSDSLHRVADRLISKATSSDAQAAILMQGMPADRSAAIMDLEQGRRRTEPLLARTRPTPEAEAPGASNNDQAVVIADSTVPTSATPERTEDIGANAPETAPARVNAGAERISRVTPVVGNAPAPFTGPLVNDVFQFADAAPLREEPIPIDVPMPEGVVYKVQVGAFRNALPIEAFSDMTPVAGEHAGNGLVRYTAGMFTSADAASKAGAKVRARGYRDAFVVAYMDGKRVPLRDAMIAERQVAAAAPTAQVPVSAPASTTPRPTTTTTTTTAAVTPGTTAPVPAMVPVPATVQVPQADAEAAVLAAYPSSAEEVLAEFKPAAGASEYYNDPTAAPAKQVEAVKGLFFTVQVGVYSKPTALDKLFNITPLNSELTANQKIRYTTGIFLDEGNAVTRKNGTVSLGVTDAFVTAYLNGKRIPVRDARALLAKFGRSVLVDPTLVTQ is encoded by the coding sequence ATGAGGCATTTGGTCCAAATCCCCTACCTGGCCACGATCGGTCTGATCCTGCTGGTGGCGCTTCCGGACAACGCCCGAGCGCAAGGCGGTGACAAAGCCATGCAGGCCCAAGCGGACGCGCTCTTCGAGAAGGGTGAATACGCACAGGCCTATCCGATGTACTCCCAGTTGGTGAGCCTTTCGCCGCAGGATCATGTGCTGAACTACAAATTCGGCGCTTGCACCTTGTACGGAGGTGATGACAAGGACAAGGCGATCGGCTACCTGAAATTCGCGGTCACCGGACCGGCCACGCCCAACCTCGCGCGATACTTCTTGGGCAGGGCCTATCAATTGGATTACCGCTTTGATGATGCCATAACCGCCTATCAGCACTACAGGGGTACTGCTGACAAGAAGCTTTTGGCGCAGTTCCCGGTGGATGCCATGGAACAGCAATGCAGGAACGGCAAGTATTTGTTGAGCAACCTGAAGGACATCGAGGTGATGAACAAGGTGCAGGTGGACGCTGCGGATTTTTTCCGGTTCTATGACCTGAGCGACATCGGTGGGAAGATCGTGGTGACGCCGGACGAACTGCTCACGAATTACGACCGCAAGAGCGGCGAACCCTTCCTGACCTACCTGCCCACTGGAGGCGGCCCCATTTATTTCAGCAGCTTCGGCAAGGACGGTAAGACCGGCAAGGACATCTACCGGAGCGAACTGTTACCTACCGGAGGTTATGCCAGCCCCATGAAGATCGCGGGCTACATCAATACGGCGGAGGACGAGGCGTACGCCGTGATGGCACCGGACGGCAAGACCTTCTATTTCTGCAGCAAGGGCCACAACAGCATGGGGGGCTATGATGTGTTCAAGAGCACCTATGACAAGGGCATGGACACGTTCGGTGCGCCGGAGAACATGGACTTCGCGGTGAACACCCCGGCCGATGAACTGCTGTACATCGTAGGCCCGGACGGTGAACAGGCCTGTTTCGCCAGTGACCGGGACAGCAAGCAGGGTATGTTGAACGTGTACCGGGTAGGCACCACGCAGACCCCGATCAACATCACCGTGCTCAAGGGCACCTATGCATCCGCCTTCGACCCCACGGACCGGCGGGCGCACATTATAGTGGAGGATGCGCTCACCCGCGAGCGCGTGGCCGATGTCAATACGGACATGAACGGAAGCTATTTATTGGCGCTTCCACGTGGCGGCAAATACAAATTTCTGGTGGAGGGAGGGCCGGGCGGCCTGACCCATTTAGAGACCGTGGACGTGCCACCGAACGATCGACCGAAGGTGTACAAGCAGGAGGTCCAACTGGTGGAACAAGGCGGCGAAAAAGTAGTGATCAAGAACTACTTCGACCAACCGCTGGAGGATGATGTGATGGCTTTGGCCTTGAACGAGATCAAGCGGCGGGCCAAACTGGACGTCACCGGTGAAAAGGCCGTGGACCAGGTGACAGTCCAAGCGAGCCGCTCTGACGAGCCTTTGCAAGCTGCCGGTTTCGATGGCACAATGACCATGACCAAGGCGCAGGACCTGGCGCGAAAGGATGCGGACGGATCGACAGCCTTGGCTGTAGAACAGGACCGTCAGGCGAATACCGCGTATGACATGGCGCTGAAAAACGTCACTACGGCCGAAGCCGCATCCAAGCGTGCCCGCGAATTGGTGCAACAGGCCGATCGGGCGGAAAAGGTGGAGGAGAAGGACCCGATCATGCGGCAGGCGGCCGAAGCCAAGCAACTCTCCCAAGAGGCCAATGAACGTGCCCGTGCCGCATATCGTACAGCCGGTGAATTGGAAGCCGCAGGCCAGGCCACCCGAACGGAAGCGGCCACTGCGGCTGCCTTGACCGCGGCTATTGCCCAAGCACAGGCCTCCGGGGACCGCGACATGGCGACCACGGCTCTGAAGCAACTGAAGGCCCGCATGGATGCGAAGAACGGCCCCGAAGGTCAACTTGATGAGGCCGAACGTACCAGGCGCGCGGCCACGGTTGCGGGATCGGAGGCTTCCCAAAAGATGAGGCAGGCCACCGCTCAACGGGAGGAAGAGAACCTGTTGGCCGAGCGTATCGACCGTCTGAAACGGGATGCGGCCAATGCGAAAGGTCGGAAAAAGGAAGAGATCAACGGACAACTTTCCGTGTTGGATCCCCAACGTTCCGCTCTCCATGACGAAGTGGAGGACGCCTTCGAAAAAGCACAGGACGCCGAGGACCACGCTGCTTTGGCAAGGGGCCAAGCACAGTTGGTGAGGTATTTGAACGGTGATAAGAGCGCTTGGAAGGAAGACGCCCTGCCAAAGAACGAATTGGCCGGTATGGAGCAACGCCTGTCCGACGTGAGGGCTGAAAATAAGGCATTGGCCATCGACGAGCGGTATGCTCCGTTGCGCTCCATGTCCGCGGAAGAGCGGGAGCGTAGCACCTTTGATTGGGGAACGAACTGGTCGATGGCCGATCTGCTGAACGGCAACTATCTGGCGGTATCGAAGTCCAGGACCGGGGTGGACGCCGTTCAAGGCGAACAAGCGGATGTCCTGGCCGTTACCAGTTCTCAAGAAGTATCACAAAAGAGCGATGGCAGCGCTCCCACGAGCGGTGCCGATCAACGGCAAGATGCATTGGGGACCACGGTTACAGGTACAAGCACGAGCGATGCGACCGGAAATATGACCGGGAATAATACAGGAACGGAAACCAGGCCTGAAAATGATGATCGATCCAACAGTTCCGTCGATACAAGCACGAACGAGGATCTGGCCATGCAGGCGGACCGGCCAGCAGCGAACAAAATTGACAAGGAACAAGCCTCCTCGGACCGCGACACTTCCGTGGTGGGCGATGGCCTCTCGGGGAATGATCCGGAAGGAACGAACAGGAACGCGGAAAGCAGCGCGGGCAACAGGTCACCCGGCGAAAGAGCGGGGACCGATGGAACCCTGCGAGCGGGGAATGATACTGGATCCATTGCAGGGGCCGATACAAAGGCGCCGGGCACACCGATCGCAGGTAGTGCTTCCGCTGACAGCGCAAAGGGAGGCTCATCCGACCAAGCGGCCCAGAACGGGGACAGCTCCGATGGGGGCAAGCCGCTTGCGGGGAACAACGGCACTTCGGTGACCGATCGGAAAGAAGATGGAACGCGGGAGCTTGAGGGCAACACAACCAACGCGAGCAACACCTCCAACGTGAGCAATACGGACAATGCGGGCAATGCCGCCAACACAGGGCAGCATACCTCCGCGGACGCTGACGAACAAGCCTTCATCCTAGCGAACAAACTCGCGGAACTGGAGCAACTGCGCGATGGTGAAAAGTCCAGGGCGAAACGCGACAGCTTGGACCAGGCCATCACCGACCAACGCAAGCTGATCAAGACCTATCAGACCGACCACACCGGAACCGTTGCTGAGACCACGCCCGTGGTCGTTGAGCGCAATGCGCCGGTCGATTACAAGCCGTTGGAATTCGACCTGTCCATATTGGACGAGCAACTGGCGGAAGAGGCCTACCCCGGCTTCAACCTGCGCAAAAAAGAGATCTTGGACGGCCCCGGCGATGCGCGCGACAAGGCGAACATGCTGCATGCGCTCGAAATGGAGCTGGTGGACAGCATCGATGCGCAAACAGCGAAGAATTTGACGGTGTTGGACCAGCGACCGGAGCTTGCGGACAAGATCCTGCCCAGATTGGAACGCTGGCGCCAATTGAAGTCCGCGCACGTGGACAGCGCTGCGGCAGCCCTGGCCGAAGTGGACAAGGAATACGTTGCGTCCGAATCTCGGGCCATGGAGGATGCTCAATTGTCGGGTCAGGCCATCAAGCAACAGCCTTCAAACGGGAATGGGCAGCCCGCAACACCGCACAACGACGCCTATGTGACCATCGCTTCCGACCTGTCACAGATCTACTCGAGCGCCTTGGAGGCACGCTCCAATAAGAACCGGGAGGCGGTGGCGTTGAAAGACCGGGACCTCGAACAGGTAGCACAGAAGTTGGCCGAGGTCGACAGTTTGGAAAAGGTGTTGCAGGACACACCGGGAGGAAAGAACTATGACAAGCTACGGCAACGGATCGACCGGAAGATCGATGATGTCCTGATCCAGAACGTGGAATTGGGGCAGCGCATGGCCTTCATCAGCAACAGTGAGTACGATGTGGCCAAGGACAGTGCGAAAGTGCTGGAGAAGGCGGTGTCCCGCATGGGGCTTCCCCCGAATGAGCCTTTGTTACAGATGGTAAAGTCCTATGTAGGAGCGGCGGACGATGCCATGGGAAAGGCCAAAGCGTTCCGTAAGGATGCCGACCGTACCGATGATATCCTCAAGCGGAACTCGCTCTACCGCCAGGCCTATGGGGAGGAGTTGAAGGCGCTTCGGGACTACGACCGCTCGCACACGGTCCGGAATTATTTATTGAGCGGTCAAGCTGTTCCCAGTGCGGCCCTCACCTATGAGCAAGTGGAGGAGCTGATGTTCAAGCCTGTACTTGCCGCCGCACCGGCCCGCAATTCCGGCCGGGAAGATCAAAAGGGCAACATGGAAAAACCGGCCGGGACCGCGGTGGACACCCTTGCGGAGAAGCCTGTTGATGTTGTTTCCGTGGTACCCGTTAATGGAGGGCAGGATGTTGCTGAAACGGACCAGGCGAACGCGGACCTGCCCGGCTCAGTGAAGTCCGACCGGAAAACGACCGGTGAAGCTGCTCGTCCGGGAGGTGTCCCCATCGCATCGCCGATCGCCACGCAGACGGACAGCTCCCTGCTCTCGAAGTATCTGGACAACTACTACTACCTCAGCCCTTCCGAGCGCGCCACCGTGAAGGGCGGTGATGAGGAACGCAGGTATTTCCTGATGAAGGGAAGCTCGATGGAGGACCGTGCAAAGGCGGATGCCGCAAGTACGGAGGCTGAGGGCGCGGCCCAATTGGCAACTGACTTGCGTACCGAGGTCGTTTCGGAACAGGGTTCGGATGGATCGTCCGCCGCCCCGGATGCTGAAAAACGCACCGGACTTTTGAACACTCGTGCGGACGCGCTCATGCAGCGGTCCGACTCACTGCATCGTGTGGCTGACCGCTTGATCTCCAAGGCAACATCGAGTGACGCCCAAGCCGCCATCTTGATGCAGGGCATGCCAGCGGACCGTTCCGCGGCGATCATGGACCTCGAGCAAGGCCGCCGGCGCACCGAGCCGTTGTTGGCCCGGACCAGGCCCACGCCGGAAGCAGAGGCTCCCGGGGCCTCGAATAATGATCAGGCGGTGGTCATTGCTGATAGTACCGTTCCTACTTCAGCGACCCCGGAGCGGACAGAGGACATCGGGGCCAATGCCCCGGAAACCGCACCTGCGCGGGTCAATGCCGGTGCGGAACGCATTTCCCGGGTGACGCCCGTGGTCGGCAACGCCCCGGCACCTTTCACCGGTCCCTTGGTGAATGATGTCTTCCAATTCGCGGATGCGGCACCACTGCGCGAAGAACCGATCCCCATCGATGTGCCCATGCCAGAGGGCGTGGTGTACAAAGTGCAAGTGGGGGCCTTCCGCAACGCCTTGCCCATCGAGGCCTTCAGCGATATGACCCCGGTGGCGGGAGAGCATGCCGGGAACGGTCTGGTGCGGTACACGGCCGGCATGTTCACCAGCGCCGACGCGGCCTCGAAGGCAGGAGCCAAGGTGCGTGCCCGCGGCTATCGCGACGCGTTCGTGGTGGCGTACATGGACGGCAAGCGCGTGCCCTTGCGGGATGCGATGATCGCGGAACGCCAAGTAGCCGCAGCGGCGCCGACGGCCCAAGTGCCTGTATCCGCTCCGGCCAGCACAACACCACGGCCTACGACGACCACGACGACGACCACTGCGGCGGTCACCCCGGGCACCACCGCACCGGTGCCCGCCATGGTCCCTGTTCCGGCGACCGTACAAGTACCGCAAGCCGATGCGGAAGCCGCAGTGTTGGCGGCCTATCCGTCCTCGGCGGAGGAAGTGCTCGCGGAGTTCAAGCCTGCAGCCGGGGCATCGGAGTATTACAACGATCCCACGGCCGCACCGGCCAAGCAGGTGGAAGCGGTGAAGGGGCTCTTCTTCACGGTACAGGTCGGGGTGTACAGCAAACCGACCGCCTTGGACAAATTGTTCAACATCACCCCGCTCAACAGTGAATTGACCGCCAACCAAAAGATCCGCTACACCACCGGGATATTCCTGGACGAGGGGAATGCCGTGACGCGCAAGAACGGTACCGTGTCGCTGGGGGTGACGGACGCCTTCGTAACGGCCTACCTCAACGGCAAGCGCATCCCGGTCCGGGATGCGCGGGCATTGTTGGCGAAATTCGGTCGCTCCGTATTGGTTGATCCAACACTGGTCACACAATGA
- a CDS encoding ATP-dependent Clp protease adaptor ClpS — protein sequence MERNGEEQGRHETHVLEDKAKEIVLHNDDVNTFEHVIVSLMEICDHDPLQAEQCAWLVHYKGRCSVKRGSFDVLRPLCEALCERGLSADIQ from the coding sequence ATGGAGCGGAACGGAGAGGAGCAGGGCCGGCATGAGACCCATGTGCTTGAGGACAAAGCCAAGGAGATCGTGCTGCACAATGATGACGTCAACACGTTCGAGCACGTCATCGTGAGCCTGATGGAGATCTGCGACCATGATCCCCTGCAGGCTGAACAATGTGCATGGCTCGTCCACTACAAGGGCCGATGCAGCGTGAAGCGGGGCAGCTTCGATGTGTTGCGGCCCCTGTGCGAGGCCCTGTGTGAACGCGGTCTTTCCGCGGACATTCAATGA